One window from the genome of Musa acuminata AAA Group cultivar baxijiao chromosome BXJ1-4, Cavendish_Baxijiao_AAA, whole genome shotgun sequence encodes:
- the LOC103981386 gene encoding photosystem II 5 kDa protein, chloroplastic-like translates to MASLTMMASFLGGTISIPGRPSIRRRTGQGLAVAQAAAKNRDVAQPNPEARGDGEREGRRAVMLAAAAAAACAIGQGIANAEEEPKPGTPEAKKKYAPICVTMPTAKICRK, encoded by the coding sequence ATGGCATCACTCACCATGATGGCTTCCTTCCTCGGCGGCACCATCAGCATTCCTGGCCGCCCCTCTATCAGACGTCGCACCGGGCAGGGCCTTGCCGTGGCCCAGGCGGCCGCCAAAAATCGAGACGTGGCCCAGCCCAACCCCGAAGCTCGCGGCGACGGCGAGCGCGAGGGTCGGCGCGCCGTGATGCTCGCGGCTGCCGCGGCCGCGGCGTGCGCCATCGGCCAGGGGATCGCGAACGCCGAGGAGGAGCCCAAGCCGGGGACGCCGGAGGCGAAGAAGAAGTACGCGCCGATCTGCGTGACCATGCCGACGGCGAAGATCTGCCGCAAGTGA
- the LOC135648663 gene encoding calcium-dependent protein kinase 20-like — MGNCCAAPVDPEKKKAKKKKKPNPFSTDGHHGPTPSLVVLKDSAGRDIRSRYDLGRELGRGEFGITYLCTDKDSGDLFACKSISKKKLRTIVDIEDVRREVEIMRHLPSHPNIVSLRDTYEDDAAVHLVMELCEGGELFDRIVARGHYTERAAAMVIRTIVQVVQNCHMHGVMHRDLKPENFLFGNKNENAPLKAIDFGLSVFFKPGERFTEIVGSPYYMAPEVLKRNYGPEIDVWSAGVILYILLCGVPPFWAETEQGIAQAIIRSVIDFRRDPWPKVSDAAKDLVKRMLDPDPNKRLTAQEVLDHPWLQNAKKAPNVNLGESVRARLQQFSVMNKFKKKALRVVAEHLSVEEVADIKDMFEKIDVNSKGQITLEELKHGLHKLEYPISDADLKILMDAADADGNGSLNYREFVAVSIHIRKIGNDEHLHKAFRYFDRNNTGYIEIEELSDCLADELGPNHEEVINAIIRDVDTDKDGKISYEEFATMMKAGTDWRKASRQYSRERFSNLSSKLMKDGSLQLKSEGR; from the exons ATGGGGAATTGCTGCGCCGCCCCTGTTGATCCggagaagaagaaggcgaagaagaagaagaaaccgaacCCCTTTTCCACCGATGGCCACCACGGACCCACACCCAGCCTCGTCGTCCTCAAGGACTCCGCCGGCCGGGACATCCGGAGCCGGTACGACctcggccgggagctcggccgtgGGGAGTTCGGCATCACCTACCTCTGCACCGACAAGGACTCAGGGGACCTCTTCGCCTGCAAGTCCATCTCCAAGAAGAAGCTGCGGACCATCGTGGACATCGAGGATGTGAGGAGGGAGGTGGAGATCATGAGGCACTTGCCAAGCCACCCCAACATCGTGAGCCTCAGGGACACCTATGAGGACGACGCCGCTGTCCACCTGGTCATGGAGCTATGCGAAGGAGGGGAGCTGTTCGATCGGATCGTTGCGAGGGGGCATTACACCGAAAGGGCGGCCGCCATGGTCATCCGAACAATCGTCCAAGTGGTGCAG AATTGCCACATGCATGGGGTGATGCACCGAGACCTCAAGCCTGAGAACTTCTTGTTTGGAAACAAAAACGAAAATGCCCCTCTGAAAGCGATCGATTTTGGGTTGTCTGTATTTTTTAAACCAG GTGAGCGCTTCACTGAGATAGTTGGCAGTCCTTACTACATGGCTCCGGAGGTTTTAAAGCGAAACTATGGCCCGGAAATTGATGTCTGGAGTGCAGGAGTTATCCTATACATCCTGCTTTGTGGTGTGCCACCATTTTGGGCAG AAACGGAACAAGGCATTGCACAGGCAATTATTCGTTCTGTTATCGATTTTAGAAGAGACCCGTGGCCAAAGGTTTCTGATGCTGCCAAAGACCTTGTCAAACGAATGCTTGATCCAGATCCTAATAAACGTTTGACAGCTCAGGAAGTGCTTG ATCACCCGTGGTTGCAAAATGCCAAGAAGGCTCCCAACGTTAATCTTGGTGAAAGTGTTCGCGCAAGACTGCAGCAATTTTCAGTGatgaacaaatttaaaaagaaaGCTCTTAGG GTGGTGGCTGAACATTTATCTGTGGAAGAGGTTGCTGATATAAAGGATATGTTTGAGAAGATAGACGTGAACAGCAAAGGGCAAATAACACTTGAGGAGCTAAAACATGGTTTGCACAAGCTTGAATACCCGATTTCTGATGCAGATCTCAAGATACTAATGGACGCA GCCGATGCCGATGGAAACGGCTCTCTGAACTATAGAGAATTTGTTGCTGTCTCTATCCACATAAGAAAGATCGGAAATGATGAGCACCTGCACAAGGCCTTTCGATATTTTGATCGAAATAATACTGGATACATAGAAATTGAAGAGCTCAGTGACTGTTTGGCTGATGAATTGGGTCCAAACCATGAAGAAGTGATTAACGCCATTATTCGCGATGTAGACACCGACAAG